CGTTAAATTCATAACTACTGAAGATGATACTGAAGGTCCTGAAGATAAAGATTTTGATATATTTTTATATTCCGCACTTATAGAAAGCAGAAAAGTAATCATAGAAATACTGCAAAACAGGGATGAAAATATTTATGTTCGTATGGCAAAAGTTTTAAATCTATCAAATGAAATCCAAGAAAAAAATAAACAATGATAATATATTCGGTATTGAAGATATTTTAGATATTTATAAATTTGATAAAACATCCTATAATTGCAATCTCAAAATTGTATTAAATAAAGATAAAATTCTTTATATATTAAGTTTGCTGGATGAGCTGGAAAAGTTAGACGATAATTGGGTAAGAGATGTATATAAATGGAAAGATGTTATTAAAGATTTCTCAGATGAAGATATTAAAACTTCTGTTGTTTCTGAATCGGAATTAGAACAAATGTCGGTTTATTTTGTATTTGTGTATTTTTGTACTTCGGTGTACGATTACGAAGTATTATCCAAAATAAAAATGGCTGTTATAAGTACATTGATTTGGGAAAATATATGCAGGGCTGAAAGTTTTATACAAAGTTCAAATAATGAAATAGATAAATTATCTGAGGGAAAGAAGCTTGAACTGGCATGGAGGTATTCCCGAGAACTTGAGCATTCTGATTTGAACCTTGATAAAATGGAAGATTTAATGAATGATAGAGTCGATATAAATGACTTGTTAAATTACTTATAAACCAAAAAACAGCCGATATAATTTTCTCGGCTGTTTTTTATGTTACATATTTGTTTATATAGTGAGAAGTATAATATATTTTAATTTTTTAATGGTTAAATTTTATTATATATAAATTTCATTTTTTAAAATATTTTTAAATACAAATTCTTCATTGTTTTTATTCTAAAATAAGGTTATAAGCTAAAATATCATATTATATTTAGATTAATGTAAAATGATTTTTATTATATTTGATTAATCCCTCTTTTTTCAGGTTTGATAGTTCTCTCGATAAAGCACTCCTGTCGACCGCCAGAAAATCAGCCATTTGCTGTCTGTCCAATGGGATATGAAATGATTTGACTCCATTTAATTGAGCTTGGTCAGATAAAAATGAAAGTATTTTATCTCTTAAATTCCTTTTTGATAAGTATTCAATTTTCTTATTTAACATTAAAGTCTTTTTAGATATTATTTTTAAAATATTTTTTGTGAATATATTTATAGCTTCAGTGTTTTGCTTTGAATTTAAAATATTGTTGATATTGATAAAAAGTATACTTGAATTTTCTGTTGATACTACGCTTACATTCAGCGGTTCGTCATCTAATATGGAGAATATTTCGGCAAATAAATCTCCTTTGTTTATATTTGCAACTATATTTTTATTTCCCCAGTAGTCTTCTTTTATTATCGAGGCTTTTCCCGATAAAAGTATACCAAACTTCTTTACTGTATCTTCTTTATAATATATATACTCATCTTTCTGATATTCTTTTATATTAAAAGTCCCAAGTTTTAAAATTTCGTTTATTTGTTCTTCATTTATATTTTTAAATAAAATCGAATCGATTAAAATATCTTTATTTTTTTTCATCTTTTATTCCTTTTGGTTGCAAATGCAACGTATTATTGATTGTTATTATAGTAAACTTACATTACAAAATCAATTAAAATAATTTAAAGGGGATTATTATGATCAGAAAAATAATAAAAATAGATGAAGAAAAATGTAACGGATGTGAGTTATGTGTCAATGCCTGTCATGAAGGAGCTATAGGTATGGTAGACGGTAAAGCAAGATTATTAAGGGATGACTACTGTGATGGACTTGGGGATTGTCTTCCCACTTGTCCTACCGGAGCTATATCTTTTGAAGAAAGAGAAGCGTTGGAATATGATGAAGAAGCCGTAAAGAAAAATATGTTAAAAGAACAACAAAGTGAAAAACTCCCATGCGGATGTCCGGGAAGTAATTCAAAAAAAATAGTACGAGATAACAGTAACCAGCAAAACATTTCTAACACTTCCGTTAAAGCCGAAAGTATGCTTACACAGTGGCCCGTTCAAATAAAACTTGCTCCCGCCAATGCACCTTATTTTGATAATGCAAAGCTTTTGATTGCAGCAGACTGCAGTGCTTATGCTTATGGCGATTTTCACAAGGATTTTATCAAGGATCATATAACTTTAATAGGATGTCCTAAATTAGACAGCGTTGATTATAGTGAAAA
This region of Anaerofustis stercorihominis DSM 17244 genomic DNA includes:
- a CDS encoding Crp/Fnr family transcriptional regulator; the protein is MKKNKDILIDSILFKNINEEQINEILKLGTFNIKEYQKDEYIYYKEDTVKKFGILLSGKASIIKEDYWGNKNIVANINKGDLFAEIFSILDDEPLNVSVVSTENSSILFININNILNSKQNTEAINIFTKNILKIISKKTLMLNKKIEYLSKRNLRDKILSFLSDQAQLNGVKSFHIPLDRQQMADFLAVDRSALSRELSNLKKEGLIKYNKNHFTLI
- a CDS encoding ATP-binding protein is translated as MIRKIIKIDEEKCNGCELCVNACHEGAIGMVDGKARLLRDDYCDGLGDCLPTCPTGAISFEEREALEYDEEAVKKNMLKEQQSEKLPCGCPGSNSKKIVRDNSNQQNISNTSVKAESMLTQWPVQIKLAPANAPYFDNAKLLIAADCSAYAYGDFHKDFIKDHITLIGCPKLDSVDYSEKLYEIISNNDIKSIILTRMEVPCCGGIENALKEALKKSGKFIPWHVVTISTDGRIIDRL